The following are from one region of the Methanococcoides methylutens genome:
- a CDS encoding acetylornithine transaminase, producing MTKETTLSKDYKSIVEQDEKYVMQTYTRQPIALESGKGSVVRDINGNEFIDCVAGIAVNNVGHCHPRVVEAISKQAEKLIHVSNIYYTDVQAQLAEELTNITNMGRAFFCNSGTEAVEAAMKLARVTTGKTEFIAAEHSFHGRTMGSLTVTHKSIYRTPFEPLIQGEKFVAYNDAQAIRDEITKDTAAVIVEPIQGEGGINVPSDEYLKEVREICDEKDMLLIFDEVQTGFGRTGKWFCKDHSKVVPDIMTMAKAIGGGFPMGAIVARDGISFGKSQHAATFGGGPLACAASLASIGVIRDEGLVDRSAQMGKYFMDKLNSLELDNIVEVRGRGLMIGVEINKPCADIVDLARENGVLLNCTSEKVIRIAPPLVITKEQIDAVVDVLAQI from the coding sequence ATGACCAAAGAGACTACCCTATCAAAAGATTACAAATCAATTGTAGAACAGGATGAAAAGTACGTAATGCAGACATACACACGCCAGCCCATCGCTCTTGAGAGCGGGAAAGGCTCAGTTGTCCGCGACATAAACGGTAATGAGTTCATTGATTGCGTGGCAGGAATTGCCGTGAACAATGTGGGACACTGCCACCCTCGCGTCGTAGAAGCGATCAGCAAGCAGGCGGAGAAGCTCATACACGTTTCAAACATATACTATACCGATGTGCAGGCACAACTTGCCGAGGAACTTACCAATATTACCAACATGGGCCGTGCATTCTTCTGTAACTCCGGTACCGAAGCCGTTGAGGCTGCAATGAAACTGGCAAGGGTCACAACAGGAAAGACCGAGTTCATCGCAGCGGAACACTCATTCCACGGCCGTACAATGGGCTCCCTCACAGTTACACACAAATCCATTTACAGGACACCATTTGAACCTCTTATACAGGGTGAAAAGTTCGTTGCCTATAATGATGCACAGGCGATCAGGGATGAAATAACAAAAGATACTGCAGCAGTTATCGTCGAACCAATACAGGGAGAAGGTGGAATCAATGTTCCATCAGATGAGTACCTAAAAGAGGTACGTGAGATCTGTGACGAGAAAGACATGCTCCTGATATTCGACGAGGTCCAGACCGGTTTCGGAAGGACAGGAAAGTGGTTCTGTAAAGACCATTCAAAGGTAGTTCCCGACATTATGACCATGGCAAAAGCAATCGGCGGAGGATTCCCCATGGGTGCCATTGTGGCACGTGATGGCATATCCTTTGGAAAGAGCCAGCATGCTGCAACCTTCGGAGGCGGACCACTGGCATGTGCTGCATCCCTTGCATCCATAGGTGTGATCAGGGACGAAGGTCTTGTGGACCGCTCAGCACAGATGGGCAAGTACTTCATGGACAAGCTCAACTCACTTGAACTCGACAACATAGTGGAAGTTCGCGGACGCGGTCTTATGATCGGCGTGGAGATCAACAAACCCTGTGCAGACATTGTGGACCTTGCAAGGGAGAACGGAGTGCTCCTTAACTGTACATCCGAGAAAGTCATCCGTATCGCACCTCCTCTGGTTATCACCAAAGAACAGATCGACGCGGTGGTGGATGTACTTGCCCAGATATGA
- a CDS encoding polymer-forming cytoskeletal protein: MEEHNIVLDGDIIVGNHSDIRYGLIADSAILGERVEVSGDINARSDIRIDIWSHIGGTVKTKENAYIGEFVSIDGKLVVKGDLDIGNNVKISDGFEAKGWIVVRNPVPVIAYLFLYLTELLRMGKDEEVEKALSEMFDEEVETIGTTAMIIPNGSKISIDSIRVPSNAVIGSGCRLVGNIRATSLDLANGTTLYGSIRTMNTVNLGENNTIHGNIVSRGDVHINKGTHVLGEINANSIRIHESARVDGVMRASGGIVFDREEEDVLNEKELMTLDI; this comes from the coding sequence ATGGAAGAGCACAATATCGTGCTGGATGGAGACATCATAGTAGGTAACCATTCAGATATACGATATGGCCTGATAGCTGATTCTGCGATCCTCGGAGAAAGGGTTGAGGTTTCCGGCGATATCAATGCCAGATCAGACATCAGGATCGATATCTGGTCCCACATTGGCGGAACTGTCAAGACCAAAGAGAACGCCTACATCGGAGAGTTCGTCTCCATTGACGGGAAGCTTGTTGTCAAAGGTGACCTTGATATCGGCAACAATGTAAAGATCAGTGACGGATTCGAGGCAAAGGGATGGATCGTTGTAAGGAATCCGGTCCCCGTAATAGCATATCTTTTCCTGTACCTGACCGAACTTTTACGCATGGGCAAGGATGAAGAGGTCGAAAAAGCATTAAGTGAAATGTTTGACGAAGAAGTTGAGACCATCGGCACTACTGCCATGATCATACCAAACGGCTCCAAGATCTCCATCGATTCCATAAGAGTTCCTTCAAATGCTGTTATCGGAAGCGGTTGCCGCCTTGTGGGAAATATCCGCGCTACTTCACTTGACCTGGCAAATGGCACTACACTCTACGGAAGCATACGTACCATGAACACAGTGAACCTTGGTGAGAACAACACCATACACGGGAACATAGTTTCACGTGGAGATGTACACATCAATAAAGGTACACACGTCCTTGGAGAGATCAATGCCAATTCCATAAGGATACATGAAAGCGCACGTGTGGACGGAGTCATGAGAGCATCAGGCGGGATTGTCTTCGACCGTGAAGAAGAGGATGTCCTCAATGAGAAAGAATTGATGACACTCGATATTTGA
- a CDS encoding PUA domain-containing protein, whose product MDKKAKMIKKVRIMADYQFGKGCGDILFSDDVTFQLSRTKRIRQIMIDGKRIATARARDGMLTLSMEAATAIHAHVPAPALRVAVCDDAVPFVSKGKTTFAKHVTSIDPGLRSGDEVIIVDEDDNAIATGQLMLSPDEVEALDTGAAVDVRCGCEQ is encoded by the coding sequence ATGGATAAAAAGGCGAAGATGATCAAAAAGGTTCGTATTATGGCTGACTACCAGTTCGGCAAGGGATGCGGAGATATTCTTTTTTCTGATGACGTGACCTTCCAGCTCTCAAGGACAAAACGTATCAGGCAGATCATGATCGATGGCAAGCGTATTGCAACAGCAAGAGCAAGGGATGGAATGCTCACACTTAGCATGGAAGCTGCTACAGCAATCCACGCACATGTTCCTGCACCAGCTCTAAGGGTAGCAGTATGCGATGATGCAGTACCTTTTGTTTCAAAGGGAAAGACCACATTCGCAAAACATGTGACATCCATAGACCCCGGTCTTCGAAGCGGCGATGAGGTCATCATTGTAGATGAGGACGATAATGCCATTGCTACCGGACAGCTCATGCTTTCACCCGACGAAGTTGAAGCACTTGATACCGGCGCTGCAGTGGATGTACGTTGCGGATGTGAACAGTAA
- a CDS encoding RtcB family protein, with protein MEDAGSIKESLKRIDDNIWEIPIGSKPGMNVPGRIYLSDKLIHNLEPEALDQVANVAMLPGIQKYSMAMPDAHLGYGFPIGGVAAFDEEEGVISPGGVGFDINCGVRLVRSNLTVEDVRPVMKELTEKLFQSVPAGVGSKSRIRASESELDDIFLHGSRWAVENGYGEKADLEHCEGGGCIEGGDVRHISAKARKRGRPQAGTLGSGNHFLEVQYVDKIYDQEVADRFGLEEGQVSFMIHCGSRGTGHQICTDHLRTISQAAKKYKIALPDKQLACAPAQSDEAQNYFRSMICAANYAWNNRQIITHWTREIISEVFRSDIDELGLDLVYDVAHNVAKLEEHTVDGKKKNVYVHRKGATRAFPPGHKDVPQAYRDVGQPVLIPGSMGTASFVLHGAEASMDISFGSACHGAGRVMSRAHAKKEFHGEDIKSDLEKSGIMVRAAHPSVIAEEAPGVYKSSSDVVNVVHDLGIARKVARMMPLGVVKG; from the coding sequence ATGGAAGATGCAGGCAGCATAAAGGAATCACTCAAAAGGATAGACGATAATATATGGGAGATCCCGATCGGATCGAAACCAGGAATGAACGTCCCGGGAAGAATATATCTCTCAGATAAACTTATCCACAACCTTGAACCGGAAGCACTCGACCAGGTCGCAAACGTGGCAATGCTCCCCGGAATACAGAAATACTCCATGGCGATGCCTGATGCACACCTTGGATACGGATTTCCCATAGGAGGCGTTGCAGCCTTTGATGAGGAAGAAGGGGTTATCAGCCCTGGAGGCGTGGGTTTTGACATCAACTGCGGAGTACGTCTTGTCAGGTCCAACCTCACTGTTGAAGATGTCCGTCCGGTCATGAAAGAACTTACTGAGAAACTATTCCAGTCCGTACCTGCGGGCGTCGGTTCCAAGAGCCGAATTAGGGCCTCCGAGAGCGAACTTGATGACATTTTCCTGCATGGCTCCCGTTGGGCAGTTGAGAACGGATACGGTGAGAAGGCAGACCTTGAACACTGCGAAGGTGGCGGATGCATAGAAGGCGGGGATGTAAGGCATATCAGTGCCAAGGCCCGCAAGAGGGGACGGCCACAGGCAGGAACATTAGGCAGCGGAAACCACTTCCTTGAAGTGCAGTATGTAGACAAGATATACGACCAGGAAGTTGCTGATAGATTCGGTCTGGAAGAAGGACAAGTATCCTTCATGATTCACTGTGGTTCAAGAGGCACCGGCCATCAGATCTGCACCGATCACCTTCGTACCATCTCACAGGCTGCAAAGAAGTATAAGATAGCACTTCCTGACAAACAGCTTGCGTGTGCTCCGGCACAGTCCGATGAAGCACAGAACTACTTCAGGTCCATGATATGCGCTGCTAATTATGCATGGAACAACAGGCAGATCATCACCCACTGGACCAGGGAGATCATTTCAGAGGTTTTCAGGTCTGACATCGATGAGCTTGGGCTCGATCTGGTCTATGATGTTGCACACAATGTGGCAAAACTGGAAGAGCATACCGTGGACGGCAAGAAAAAGAATGTCTACGTCCACAGGAAAGGAGCCACAAGAGCATTCCCACCGGGACATAAGGACGTTCCACAGGCATACCGCGATGTTGGCCAGCCGGTATTGATACCCGGAAGCATGGGAACAGCTTCGTTCGTACTTCATGGAGCAGAAGCTTCAATGGACATCTCTTTCGGAAGCGCATGCCACGGAGCGGGCAGGGTAATGAGCCGTGCACATGCAAAGAAGGAGTTCCACGGCGAAGACATCAAGAGCGATCTTGAAAAAAGCGGGATCATGGTAAGGGCTGCACATCCATCCGTGATCGCGGAAGAAGCACCTGGAGTTTACAAGTCCAGCAGTGATGTTGTCAATGTTGTGCATGATCTTGGCATCGCAAGAAAGGTTGCCAGAATGATGCCCCTTGGCGTTGTTAAAGGCTAA
- a CDS encoding archease: MQFSDLKYEYLEHTADAKFKAYGKTMEEAFENAAVAMFNVMINTSKVDCKHTEEIKLTAPDIDDLLVDWLSELLFLFEVDFIAFGEFKVESITQVNGEYTISAQASGEEIDLEKHEIDTEVKAVTYNDLKAEEVPEGFMVQVTVDT; the protein is encoded by the coding sequence ATGCAGTTTTCTGACCTGAAATATGAATATCTTGAACATACCGCGGATGCAAAGTTCAAAGCCTACGGGAAAACAATGGAAGAGGCCTTTGAGAACGCAGCTGTTGCCATGTTCAACGTAATGATCAATACATCAAAGGTTGACTGCAAACACACAGAAGAAATCAAACTTACAGCACCTGACATAGACGATCTTTTGGTTGACTGGCTCTCAGAACTTCTGTTCCTCTTCGAAGTGGATTTCATAGCCTTCGGAGAGTTCAAAGTGGAGAGCATTACACAGGTGAATGGCGAATACACAATATCAGCACAAGCAAGCGGTGAAGAGATCGATCTTGAAAAACACGAGATCGATACCGAAGTCAAAGCTGTGACCTACAATGACCTGAAGGCAGAGGAAGTTCCGGAAGGTTTCATGGTACAGGTAACAGTTGACACATGA
- a CDS encoding CDP-alcohol phosphatidyltransferase family protein yields MTIDALRPTATRILDPVAIAIARRRISPNSLSIASLGFAVLAGICFYFSVERPLFALAAILFVGLNSAFDALDGAVARYLRTDSKKGDFLDHVIDRYSDVFIICGMFFGGHVQWQIGTITIILVLLVSYLGTQAQALGIGRFYGGIMGRADRLVLILVTSIAYYIYSEPVLGYTMIGWCIIAIGLGSHITTIQRMGSIWKRL; encoded by the coding sequence ATGACCATTGACGCATTAAGACCTACTGCCACAAGAATACTTGATCCGGTAGCCATAGCGATCGCAAGAAGGAGAATATCACCAAATTCCCTTTCGATAGCGTCCCTTGGATTCGCAGTACTTGCGGGCATCTGTTTCTACTTCTCGGTCGAAAGGCCATTATTTGCACTTGCAGCCATCCTTTTTGTCGGGCTTAATTCAGCCTTTGATGCACTTGATGGCGCGGTAGCAAGATACCTTCGCACAGATAGCAAGAAAGGCGACTTCCTTGACCATGTAATAGACCGTTATTCCGATGTGTTCATCATCTGCGGAATGTTCTTCGGAGGGCACGTGCAATGGCAGATCGGCACAATAACCATCATTCTGGTCTTGCTTGTAAGCTATCTGGGAACACAGGCACAGGCACTGGGAATTGGAAGATTCTACGGCGGTATCATGGGCAGAGCTGACAGGCTGGTGCTGATACTGGTTACCTCGATAGCCTATTATATCTATAGCGAACCTGTCCTGGGGTACACAATGATAGGCTGGTGTATTATCGCCATTGGACTTGGAAGCCACATAACAACGATACAGAGAATGGGAAGCATATGGAAGCGCCTCTAA
- a CDS encoding aldolase, with translation MAKYGKKLVDHGLVESNFGNISVRIADKMIITRSGAALDEITENSVVEVPIEGTSELDRIASTETIVHRAIYNNTPALAILHAHCPYSVTQTLIADSDSIIPLDSEGIHFLHEIPIFKGMMGTGELAEAAAEALSDHQGAIAYSHGTFAVGKTLADAYIITTQIEHSCRIKYLVDLAKK, from the coding sequence ATGGCAAAATACGGGAAAAAGCTGGTCGATCATGGACTGGTAGAGTCAAATTTTGGAAATATCAGCGTGCGTATCGCGGACAAAATGATAATAACAAGGAGTGGCGCAGCACTTGATGAGATCACTGAGAACAGTGTGGTGGAAGTCCCCATCGAGGGAACATCGGAACTTGACCGGATCGCATCCACAGAGACCATCGTGCACCGTGCAATTTACAACAACACACCTGCACTTGCGATCCTGCATGCTCACTGCCCATATTCGGTGACCCAGACACTTATTGCAGATTCGGACAGCATTATTCCGCTTGACAGTGAAGGCATCCACTTCCTTCACGAAATACCCATTTTCAAGGGAATGATGGGAACTGGCGAACTGGCAGAAGCAGCAGCAGAAGCACTTTCTGACCACCAGGGAGCAATAGCATACAGCCACGGGACCTTCGCAGTGGGTAAGACGCTTGCTGATGCTTACATCATCACAACCCAGATAGAGCATTCATGCAGGATCAAATATCTGGTCGATCTTGCAAAGAAGTGA
- a CDS encoding helix-turn-helix transcriptional regulator has product MKKSLLDVLFMSEKRKAVLLLLEDGAKEMDTILNSLKTSRQSLLPQIKILKEHHLVTHYNDTYELTTVGKLIVDAMIPLLNKSEVLDADIDYWGSRNLDFIPSYLLEKISQLRNCEIINPSLTELFTIHKSHNPEYKESPSVYTVTTILYPDFDSILTEMFENNIDFYYIVSQELLDKIRTEYQDEFSKFIKNKSFNMYVYNKEMKFLYFTFDNVHSLISMLKNNGEFDNKFMLCRSQSAVDWTKELFEYYRKDSTPITEI; this is encoded by the coding sequence ATGAAAAAATCATTACTTGATGTTCTATTCATGTCAGAGAAAAGAAAGGCTGTTCTGTTATTGTTAGAAGATGGCGCAAAGGAAATGGATACTATTCTCAATTCCCTGAAAACGTCAAGGCAGTCATTACTCCCACAAATTAAGATATTGAAAGAGCATCATCTGGTCACTCACTATAATGACACTTATGAATTGACAACTGTTGGAAAACTTATTGTTGATGCAATGATTCCTTTATTAAATAAAAGCGAAGTCCTTGACGCTGATATTGATTACTGGGGAAGTCGTAATCTTGATTTCATTCCATCCTACCTCTTAGAAAAAATAAGTCAGCTCAGGAACTGCGAAATAATAAATCCATCTCTCACCGAATTATTTACCATACATAAATCTCATAATCCAGAATATAAAGAATCCCCAAGTGTTTATACAGTTACTACTATACTCTACCCTGATTTTGATTCGATACTCACAGAAATGTTTGAGAATAATATTGATTTTTACTATATCGTTTCTCAAGAATTACTTGACAAGATAAGAACAGAATATCAAGACGAATTTTCAAAGTTTATTAAGAATAAATCCTTCAACATGTATGTTTACAATAAAGAGATGAAATTTTTATATTTTACATTTGATAACGTTCATTCTCTAATAAGTATGTTAAAAAATAATGGTGAGTTTGATAATAAGTTTATGTTATGTAGAAGCCAGAGTGCAGTTGACTGGACAAAGGAGCTTTTTGAATATTACCGAAAAGATTCAACACCTATAACTGAAATTTAA
- a CDS encoding fasciclin domain-containing protein translates to MTATATAAPYTVADIITDSKNHTTLEAEPDAVNLTETPSGEGNFTVFTPTDDAFAALPEGTVDALLADPQGDLDDILLYHVLDGRVLSTDLSDGMTATTLLGKDFQVTINDDGIFINDAEVIIVDIQVDNGVVHVIDAILIPTEPKDRGSSGGTGKAVIIPLTEEPEIP, encoded by the coding sequence TTGACAGCAACCGCAACAGCCGCACCATACACTGTTGCAGACATCATCACCGATAGTAAAAATCACACTACCCTTGAAGCAGAACCGGATGCAGTCAATTTGACTGAAACCCCTTCAGGTGAAGGCAATTTCACTGTATTTACTCCAACCGATGATGCCTTTGCAGCACTTCCGGAAGGCACTGTTGATGCTTTACTTGCTGATCCACAGGGTGACCTGGACGATATATTGCTCTATCATGTTCTAGATGGCAGAGTTCTGTCAACAGATCTTTCAGACGGAATGACTGCAACCACATTATTGGGCAAGGACTTTCAGGTCACAATAAATGATGATGGAATCTTCATCAACGATGCTGAAGTCATTATTGTTGACATTCAGGTTGATAATGGTGTTGTCCATGTGATAGATGCTATACTGATACCTACTGAACCTAAAGATCGCGGTTCTTCTGGAGGTACTGGTAAAGCGGTAATCATACCACTTACTGAAGAACCTGAAATACCTTAG
- a CDS encoding Heimdall-CTERM domain-containing surface protein — protein MPGFSILSAIGILSVVYLIYRRKDQ, from the coding sequence ATTCCTGGATTTAGTATACTTTCAGCAATTGGTATTCTTTCAGTAGTCTACTTAATTTACAGAAGGAAGGATCAATAA
- a CDS encoding 4Fe-4S binding protein has product MQNMINKEQLKKDGFLPHRQDNLCSMRVGITGGYVEVAQLRALADAAEKYGQGHIHITSRQGIEVPFVNFENVEAAKEDMKNAAVRPGVAGRRVRAVVACQGNRVCNHGLIDCQNLAEKIDREHFGADVPYKFKIAITGCPAACLKPQENDLGIMGTVHPEWKTDTCTECGVCVKRCKADAITIDENSVHIDMDKCILCGECILACPKDAIVPSKTGYTIFAGEKVGRFPRDGTRIVEVFNEEEVYDIANRSIEYYRENGGKDERLGDVIDREGIENFRDAVLK; this is encoded by the coding sequence ATGCAAAATATGATTAACAAAGAACAATTGAAGAAAGATGGATTTCTCCCCCATAGACAGGATAACTTGTGTTCCATGCGTGTTGGCATCACCGGCGGCTATGTTGAAGTTGCCCAGTTAAGAGCCCTTGCAGATGCTGCCGAGAAGTATGGACAGGGACATATACACATTACTTCAAGACAGGGAATAGAAGTACCTTTTGTTAATTTTGAGAACGTGGAAGCTGCGAAGGAAGATATGAAAAATGCAGCCGTTCGCCCGGGTGTTGCCGGAAGAAGAGTGCGTGCGGTCGTTGCATGCCAGGGCAACCGGGTCTGCAACCATGGGTTGATCGATTGCCAGAACCTTGCTGAAAAAATAGACAGGGAACATTTCGGAGCAGATGTCCCATACAAATTCAAGATAGCTATCACTGGTTGTCCCGCAGCATGTCTTAAGCCTCAGGAGAACGACCTTGGGATCATGGGCACGGTCCATCCTGAATGGAAAACGGACACGTGCACAGAATGTGGCGTGTGCGTAAAACGCTGCAAGGCCGATGCCATAACCATAGACGAGAACAGCGTCCATATAGACATGGACAAGTGCATACTCTGCGGTGAATGTATCCTCGCCTGCCCAAAAGATGCTATCGTGCCTTCAAAGACGGGATATACAATATTCGCAGGCGAGAAAGTTGGCAGGTTCCCGCGCGACGGTACAAGGATTGTGGAAGTCTTTAACGAGGAGGAAGTATATGATATCGCCAATAGGAGCATCGAATACTACCGTGAAAATGGCGGTAAGGATGAGAGGCTTGGGGATGTGATAGATAGAGAAGGTATCGAAAATTTTAGGGATGCCGTTTTGAAGTGA
- a CDS encoding MFS transporter, with the protein MNFKPYHLLFLATTVFFAMAGGAILAPVLPQMVEPLSSTPNEVAQLMAVYTISTAIFSLVIGHFVDRVNRKAVLVPCLIINGLMGLFSFFATDLHTLLILRFVQGIGIAGMMSLVMLVIGDVYKGLDRVHSMGRVSMAIAIGSVTAPLIGGGLATIGWNYPFLFYVLSLPFALLVFLLLPETKECDASHGSGLGNAVRELGDFRILYTVFLSFAIFFLLFAIVVFLPFMLKDVFGFAAKEAGMVLSIQGLAIIMVASSIKKLAEKLPLIVLIGLGFSLVGISISLISWTASLPVLFLLLLVFGGGFGLCQTAIDSQIIQISPPQSRGGVLSIHNTMKYVGQSASPVVLGVILLYFDLHVVFLLSGVFGILVAVVTLAFRKRFVVESNI; encoded by the coding sequence ATGAATTTCAAACCCTATCATCTGCTGTTCCTCGCAACTACTGTCTTCTTTGCAATGGCAGGAGGTGCCATACTTGCCCCGGTACTGCCACAGATGGTGGAACCATTAAGCAGCACTCCAAATGAAGTAGCACAGCTCATGGCAGTCTATACCATATCCACAGCTATCTTCTCCCTTGTCATCGGTCACTTTGTTGATCGTGTGAACAGGAAGGCAGTGCTGGTCCCCTGTCTTATTATCAATGGGCTGATGGGTCTTTTCAGCTTCTTTGCTACCGACCTGCATACCCTGCTTATATTGAGGTTTGTTCAGGGTATAGGGATAGCCGGTATGATGTCATTGGTGATGCTGGTGATCGGGGATGTTTATAAGGGGCTTGACCGGGTCCATTCCATGGGCAGGGTCAGTATGGCAATAGCAATTGGTTCGGTTACAGCACCCCTTATTGGTGGAGGTTTGGCCACGATTGGATGGAATTATCCTTTCCTTTTTTATGTCCTTTCACTACCATTTGCTTTGCTGGTTTTCCTTTTGCTTCCTGAAACAAAAGAATGTGATGCATCCCATGGTAGCGGGTTGGGGAATGCAGTCCGAGAACTCGGGGATTTCAGGATACTTTACACCGTTTTCCTGAGCTTTGCTATCTTCTTCCTGTTGTTTGCTATCGTTGTCTTCCTTCCATTCATGCTCAAAGATGTTTTCGGTTTTGCTGCAAAAGAGGCCGGTATGGTGCTTTCCATTCAGGGACTTGCCATCATCATGGTGGCATCTAGCATAAAGAAGCTCGCAGAAAAACTTCCGTTGATAGTCCTCATAGGTTTGGGTTTTTCACTTGTAGGAATATCTATTTCCCTTATCTCATGGACCGCTTCCCTTCCTGTACTTTTCCTTTTATTGCTGGTGTTTGGAGGTGGCTTCGGGCTTTGCCAGACGGCTATCGACTCCCAGATCATACAGATCTCTCCACCACAGTCCCGTGGTGGGGTCCTTTCTATTCACAATACCATGAAATATGTGGGCCAGAGTGCTTCACCTGTGGTCCTGGGTGTCATATTACTTTACTTCGACCTGCATGTCGTTTTCCTGCTTTCAGGTGTCTTTGGAATACTGGTGGCGGTCGTGACCCTTGCATTCAGGAAAAGGTTTGTTGTGGAAAGTAATATCTAA
- a CDS encoding methylated-DNA--[protein]-cysteine S-methyltransferase produces MYYDLIRTKLGTILVAGDYDGVKVLNIQDGKRKYSIPSDWKQNSAFFKAVEEQLNLYLAGELKEFDVKISPEGSDFQKKVWDALTKIPYGKTVSYGHVAGMIGNPKASRAVGHANSLNPVQIIVPCHRVVSSNGKLAGYAGGLDVMVQLLELEGIMTKDKGSGNLSIK; encoded by the coding sequence ATGTATTATGATCTCATAAGAACGAAACTTGGAACCATACTGGTGGCCGGAGACTATGACGGAGTGAAAGTGCTGAATATCCAGGATGGCAAGAGGAAATATTCCATTCCCTCTGACTGGAAGCAGAACAGCGCTTTCTTTAAGGCGGTCGAAGAACAGCTAAACCTGTATCTTGCAGGGGAGTTGAAGGAATTCGATGTAAAAATCTCTCCAGAAGGTTCCGATTTCCAGAAGAAGGTTTGGGATGCTTTAACAAAGATCCCTTATGGTAAGACCGTATCCTATGGGCATGTGGCCGGAATGATCGGTAATCCAAAGGCTTCAAGGGCAGTTGGGCATGCAAATTCTTTGAATCCGGTCCAGATTATCGTTCCATGTCACCGTGTGGTAAGTTCCAATGGGAAACTGGCAGGTTATGCCGGTGGACTTGATGTTATGGTGCAACTTCTTGAGCTTGAAGGCATAATGACCAAAGATAAAGGGTCCGGGAATCTCAGCATTAAATAA
- a CDS encoding ABC transporter ATP-binding protein, with protein sequence MSSDTRPLLEYSNVTVRKNEKNVLDSISLNIDVGENVAIIGPNGSGKSSLIKTITRDYYPLAGTDGLDFRIMGKDVWDLFEMRHFLGIVSYDLQEDYVRDVSGLDAVISGFFSSIGLYPNHQVSPEMNEKARELLEFLGISYLSDKNMSEMSTGEARRVLIARALVHDPQTLVLDEPSNSLDMRSRHVFREALRKVASSGKNIILVTHDLEDIIPEIGRVIFLKDGKVFLDGPKEDILTAKNLSELFNMHVEVACEKGYYRTWIDPLSL encoded by the coding sequence ATGTCCAGTGATACACGACCACTTCTTGAGTACAGTAATGTGACAGTCAGGAAAAATGAGAAGAATGTTCTTGATTCCATTTCTCTGAACATTGATGTCGGCGAGAATGTTGCCATCATAGGGCCGAACGGTTCCGGTAAATCCTCCCTTATCAAAACGATCACAAGGGATTATTATCCACTTGCAGGTACTGACGGGCTTGACTTCCGGATCATGGGTAAAGATGTGTGGGATCTGTTCGAAATGAGGCACTTTCTGGGAATCGTGTCCTATGACCTGCAGGAGGACTATGTGAGAGATGTATCCGGCCTTGATGCGGTGATCTCAGGATTTTTTAGCAGCATCGGCCTCTATCCCAACCATCAAGTGTCTCCTGAAATGAATGAAAAAGCACGTGAGCTTCTTGAATTTCTTGGAATATCATATCTTTCTGACAAGAATATGTCTGAGATGTCTACTGGTGAAGCTCGGAGAGTTCTCATAGCAAGGGCACTGGTCCATGATCCGCAGACACTCGTACTTGATGAACCTTCTAACAGTCTTGACATGAGGTCCCGTCATGTGTTCAGGGAGGCATTAAGAAAAGTTGCTTCTTCAGGAAAGAATATAATTCTTGTAACGCATGATCTGGAAGACATAATTCCTGAGATCGGTCGTGTGATCTTCTTAAAGGATGGGAAAGTATTTCTTGACGGGCCAAAGGAGGACATACTTACGGCAAAGAACCTCTCTGAACTTTTCAATATGCACGTTGAAGTTGCATGTGAAAAAGGATATTACAGGACATGGATCGATCCATTGTCCCTTTGA